Proteins encoded within one genomic window of Corynebacterium aurimucosum:
- a CDS encoding VOC family protein, which yields MQIYIASVPVDDVALAHDFYVNTLGFRVKDDVTHGDFRWLTVTNAEGQGDMELLLEPKAHSAAKDYAAALKADGVPVTQFLSADVEREYSELTEKWECISLWCRPTSAPPSSPSSMTP from the coding sequence ATGCAGATCTACATTGCCTCAGTCCCCGTCGATGATGTTGCCCTCGCTCACGACTTCTATGTCAATACGCTCGGCTTTCGAGTCAAGGACGATGTAACCCACGGAGACTTTCGGTGGCTCACGGTCACCAATGCGGAAGGCCAAGGGGATATGGAGCTCCTGCTCGAGCCCAAGGCCCATTCCGCGGCCAAGGACTACGCAGCAGCACTCAAGGCTGACGGTGTCCCCGTCACCCAGTTCCTATCCGCAGACGTGGAGCGAGAATATAGCGAGCTCACTGAAAAGTGGGAGTGCATTTCACTATGGTGCCGACCGACGTCGGCCCCTCCATCATCGCCGTCTTCGATGACACCGTAG